A single Neoarius graeffei isolate fNeoGra1 chromosome 23, fNeoGra1.pri, whole genome shotgun sequence DNA region contains:
- the LOC132871968 gene encoding ice-structuring glycoprotein-like, with the protein MPLMILIGAQATPSTRRLIAAQATPLMTLIGAQATPSTLRLIGAQATPPMILIGAQATPSTRRLIAAQAMPLMTLIGAQATPPMILIGAQATPSTRRLIGAQAMPLMTLIGAQATPSTRRLIAAQATPLMTLIGAQATPSTLRLIGAQATPPMILIGAQATPSTRRLIAAQAMPLMTLIGAQATPPMILIGAQATPSTRRLIGAQAMPLMTLIGAQATPSTRRLIAAQATPLMTLIGAQATPSTRRLIAAQATPLMTLIGAQATPSTLRLIGAQAMPLMTLIGAQATPSTRRLIAAQATPLMTLIGAQATPSTLRLIGAQATPPMILIGAQATPSTRRLIAAQAMPLMTLIGAQATPPMILTGAQATPSTRRLIGAQAMPLMTLIGAQATPSTRRLIAAQATPLMTLIGAQATPSTRRLIAAQATPLMTLIGAQATPSTLRLIGAQAMPLMTLIGAQATPSTRRLIGAQATPLMTLIGAQATPSTLRLIGAQATPLMTLIGAQATPSTLRLIGAQAMPLMTLIGAQATPSTLRLIGAQATPLMTLIGAQATPSTLRLIGAQVTPPH; encoded by the coding sequence ATGCCTCTTATGATACTAATTGgtgcacaggccacaccttctacaCGGAGACTAATTGctgcacaggccacgcctcttatGACACTAATTGgtgcacaggccacaccttctacaCTGAGACTAATTGgtgcacaggccacacctcctatgaTACTAATTGgtgcacaggccacaccttctacaCGGAGACTAATTGCTGCACAGGCCATGCCTCTTATGACACTAATTGgtgcacaggccacacctcctatgaTACTAATTGgtgcacaggccacaccttctacaCGGAGACTAATTGGTGCACAGGCCATGCCTCTTATGACACTAATTGgtgcacaggccacaccttctacaCGGAGACTAATTGctgcacaggccacgcctcttatGACACTAATTGgtgcacaggccacaccttctacaCTGAGACTAATTGgtgcacaggccacacctcctatgaTACTAATTGgtgcacaggccacaccttctacaCGGAGACTAATTGCTGCACAGGCCATGCCTCTTATGACACTAATTGgtgcacaggccacacctcctatgaTACTAATTGgtgcacaggccacaccttctacaCGGAGACTAATTGGTGCACAGGCCATGCCTCTTATGACACTAATTGgtgcacaggccacaccttctacaCGGAGACTAATTGctgcacaggccacgcctcttatGACACTAATTGgtgcacaggccacaccttctacaCGGAGACTAATTGctgcacaggccacgcctcttatGACACTAATTGgtgcacaggccacaccttctacaCTGAGACTAATTGGTGCACAGGCCATGCCTCTTATGACACTAATTGgtgcacaggccacaccttctacaCGGAGACTAATTGctgcacaggccacgcctcttatGACACTAATTGgtgcacaggccacaccttctacaCTGAGACTAATTGgtgcacaggccacacctcctatgaTACTAATTGgtgcacaggccacaccttctacaCGGAGACTAATTGCTGCACAGGCCATGCCTCTTATGACACTAATTGgtgcacaggccacacctcctatgaTACTAACTGgtgcacaggccacaccttctacaCGGAGACTAATTGGTGCACAGGCCATGCCTCTTATGACACTAATTGgtgcacaggccacaccttctacaCGGAGACTAATTGctgcacaggccacgcctcttatGACACTAATTGgtgcacaggccacaccttctacaCGGAGACTAATTGctgcacaggccacgcctcttatGACACTAATTGgtgcacaggccacaccttctacaCTGAGACTAATTGGTGCACAGGCCATGCCTCTTATGACACTAATTGgtgcacaggccacaccttctacaCGGAGACTAATTGgtgcacaggccacgcctcttatGACACTAATTGgtgcacaggccacaccttctacaCTGAGACTAATTGgtgcacaggccacgcctcttatGACACTTATTGgtgcacaggccacaccttctacaCTGAGACTAATTGGTGCACAGGCCATGCCTCTTATGACACTTATTGgtgcacaggccacaccttctacaCTGAGACTAATTGgtgcacaggccacgcctcttatGACACTTATTGgtgcacaggccacaccttctacaTTGAGACTAATTGGtgcacaggtcacacctcctcaCTGA